Proteins encoded within one genomic window of Gloeobacter kilaueensis JS1:
- a CDS encoding universal stress protein, which produces MFTKIIAALDNSPTSRTVFAEALALAKLAGAHLRLVHVLTLEDDGFPEAPVPPPEDLYTFIGEAAFERYLELRETLQKKSSERLQRLVDEARATGVEASFVQHLGLPEHAIGKLAREWPADLIVLGRRGRTGLGEMFLGSISNYLLHHAPCSVLVLQGRGTAAPAIEAQEQTPATTG; this is translated from the coding sequence ATGTTCACAAAGATAATCGCAGCCCTCGATAACTCCCCAACCAGCCGCACTGTCTTCGCAGAAGCGCTGGCGCTGGCAAAGCTCGCCGGTGCCCACCTGCGCCTGGTGCATGTACTGACCCTCGAAGACGATGGCTTTCCGGAAGCGCCCGTACCGCCTCCAGAGGACCTGTACACTTTTATCGGCGAAGCGGCCTTCGAGCGCTACCTGGAGCTGCGCGAGACCCTCCAGAAAAAAAGCAGCGAACGCCTGCAGAGGTTGGTGGACGAGGCGCGGGCAACCGGGGTGGAGGCGAGCTTTGTGCAGCACCTCGGTCTACCGGAGCACGCGATCGGCAAACTGGCCCGCGAATGGCCGGCGGATTTGATCGTCCTGGGCCGCCGGGGCCGCACGGGCCTGGGAGAGATGTTTTTAGGCAGCATCAGCAACTATCTGCTGCACCATGCGCCCTGCTCGGTGCTGGTACTGCAGGGCAGGGGCACCGCCGCCCCCGCCATCGAAGCGCAGGAGCAAACACCGGCGACCACCGGCTGA
- a CDS encoding cation-translocating P-type ATPase yields MVGAIEWQGLGQAEAERRLQAVGPNALPEQAAEPLWRRTVRQFHSPLVYMLLFALAVDLALWLGNGHHGLPLESLAIAVILLLNTALGVYQETKAEAALARLKRLAAPRIWAHRDGRWQQIAGSSLVPGDLVRLEAGDRVPADGVVRSCENLAVDESMLTGESLPVEHEPDEELLSGTLTVRGRAYLQVSRTGKASALGQLAALLDRVESEPTPLERRLRVFGDQVARWILTVTALVVLVGLLIEGIGQLGHVLLFAVALAVAAIPEGLPAVLTLTLALGVERMAGRRAVVRRLAAVEALGSVTVIASDKTGTLTANRLQVRALDTPDSERALVALVVANDAEAEAGDPLDVALLEYARTCGLDAVAVRRSRPRRAAQSFDSRSKCMHVRVSEGAREVSYLKGAPEVLLERCSLEEAQKNAWRARATAAATAGHRVLGIAWGDGLGEQDLLFLGLVLFWDPPRPEVQAAIAAAIAAGIRVLIVTGDHPGTAVAIARQIALPVDEVLTGDELDRLDPPALSELLRRTSVVARARPEHKLRLVEALQAQGEVVAMTGDGVNDAPALKRADVGVAMGQRGSDVSREVADLVLLDDNFATIVAAIEEGRGIYANVQKFLRFLFAANLALVLLVLGGTLGALVLALRESSGALLLPLSAAQLLWINFVTNGPPAIALGADRDPGAMRRRPRPATSPLLTAASLRFIFITASITAAVSLTLLAFLPYFGLEPLAARSAVFLYAALAQLLLVYPARRMGSKPLTNLFVHLAVALGVVLQLVAIGLAPLRQLLDLVALKPPLVLVMAALVLVSWLVGEAVGRRWGIDEPEF; encoded by the coding sequence CAGTCCGCTCGTCTACATGCTGCTTTTTGCCCTCGCGGTCGATCTGGCCCTGTGGCTTGGCAATGGCCACCACGGGCTGCCGCTCGAATCGCTGGCGATTGCGGTCATCCTGCTGCTCAATACGGCTCTCGGGGTCTATCAGGAGACAAAGGCTGAGGCGGCCCTCGCCCGGCTGAAGCGTCTGGCCGCGCCGCGCATCTGGGCGCACCGCGACGGGCGCTGGCAGCAGATCGCAGGCAGCAGCCTCGTTCCTGGCGATCTGGTGCGCCTGGAGGCGGGCGATCGGGTGCCCGCAGACGGGGTTGTGCGCAGCTGCGAGAATCTGGCGGTGGACGAGTCGATGCTCACCGGCGAGAGCCTGCCGGTGGAGCACGAGCCGGACGAGGAACTGTTGAGCGGCACCCTGACAGTGCGCGGCAGAGCCTACCTGCAGGTCAGTCGCACCGGAAAAGCGAGTGCCCTGGGCCAGCTTGCGGCGCTGCTCGATCGAGTGGAGAGCGAACCGACGCCTCTGGAGCGCCGCCTGCGCGTCTTTGGCGATCAGGTGGCCCGCTGGATTCTAACTGTGACAGCCCTCGTGGTGCTGGTGGGCCTGCTCATCGAGGGCATAGGCCAGTTGGGCCATGTGCTGCTGTTTGCGGTTGCCCTGGCGGTCGCGGCGATTCCCGAGGGGCTGCCGGCGGTGCTCACCCTCACCCTGGCCCTCGGCGTCGAGCGCATGGCCGGGCGGCGAGCGGTTGTCCGCCGTCTGGCGGCGGTGGAGGCCCTCGGTTCGGTGACGGTGATCGCCTCCGATAAGACCGGTACGCTCACGGCCAACCGCCTGCAGGTGCGCGCTCTGGATACACCGGACAGCGAGCGGGCGCTGGTGGCGCTGGTGGTGGCCAACGACGCCGAAGCGGAGGCGGGCGATCCCCTCGATGTGGCGCTGCTGGAGTACGCCCGCACCTGTGGGCTGGATGCCGTAGCGGTGCGCCGCTCCCGGCCCCGCCGCGCCGCCCAGAGTTTTGACAGTCGCTCTAAGTGTATGCACGTCCGCGTGAGCGAGGGGGCGCGGGAGGTCAGCTATCTCAAGGGCGCTCCCGAGGTGCTGCTGGAGCGCTGTTCGCTGGAGGAAGCCCAAAAAAATGCCTGGAGGGCGCGGGCGACGGCAGCAGCCACTGCCGGACACCGGGTACTGGGGATCGCCTGGGGCGACGGACTGGGCGAGCAGGATCTCCTCTTTTTGGGACTGGTGCTTTTTTGGGATCCGCCCCGCCCGGAGGTGCAGGCGGCGATCGCTGCGGCGATCGCCGCTGGAATTCGTGTCTTGATCGTCACAGGCGATCATCCGGGGACGGCAGTGGCCATTGCCCGCCAGATCGCGCTCCCTGTCGATGAGGTGCTTACAGGCGACGAGCTGGACAGGCTGGATCCACCGGCCCTGAGCGAGCTGCTGCGCCGTACCAGCGTTGTCGCCCGCGCCCGGCCTGAGCACAAGCTGCGCCTGGTGGAAGCGCTCCAGGCCCAGGGGGAGGTAGTGGCGATGACCGGCGACGGCGTCAACGATGCTCCCGCCCTCAAGCGCGCCGATGTCGGGGTGGCGATGGGCCAGCGCGGCTCGGATGTCAGCCGCGAGGTGGCCGATCTGGTGCTGCTCGATGACAACTTCGCTACGATCGTCGCCGCGATCGAGGAAGGCCGGGGCATCTACGCCAATGTCCAGAAATTCCTCCGCTTTTTGTTCGCCGCCAATCTGGCGCTGGTGCTGCTGGTACTGGGCGGCACGCTGGGAGCCCTCGTCCTTGCCCTGCGCGAAAGCAGCGGGGCGTTGCTCCTGCCTTTGAGTGCCGCCCAGCTACTGTGGATCAACTTCGTCACCAACGGACCACCGGCGATTGCCCTCGGAGCCGACCGCGACCCAGGTGCGATGCGCCGCAGGCCGCGTCCGGCCACAAGCCCTCTGCTCACCGCTGCCTCGCTGCGCTTTATCTTCATCACCGCCTCGATCACAGCGGCGGTGAGCCTGACGCTGCTGGCTTTTTTGCCATACTTCGGCCTGGAACCACTCGCTGCCCGCTCCGCCGTCTTTCTCTACGCCGCGCTGGCGCAACTGCTGCTGGTCTACCCGGCCCGCAGGATGGGCAGCAAACCTCTCACCAATCTTTTTGTGCATCTGGCGGTGGCCCTCGGCGTCGTTCTGCAGCTGGTGGCGATCGGACTGGCTCCCCTCAGACAATTGCTCGATCTGGTTGCCTTAAAACCGCCGCTCGTGCTGGTGATGGCAGCGCTGGTGCTCGTGAGCTGGCTGGTGGGCGAAGCCGTTGGCCGGCGGTGGGGCATCGACGAGCCAGAGTTCTAG
- a CDS encoding universal stress protein: MYARILAALDSSTKNEAVFLKALELAQGDRAALLLVHILSGDEGIWANLPVADTYPLAADGTVYEYFQRQWQQYQKFGLDMLQGFAERATGQGVHAEVRQQAGNPGRCLCELASSWQADLVVMGRRGHSGLSELLLGSASNYVLHHAPCSVLVVSTLQPAAAQST, translated from the coding sequence ATGTACGCGCGCATTCTTGCTGCTCTCGACAGTTCCACCAAAAACGAAGCGGTTTTTCTCAAAGCGCTGGAGCTGGCACAAGGTGATCGGGCGGCTTTGTTACTGGTGCATATTCTTTCGGGCGATGAAGGCATCTGGGCCAACCTGCCGGTAGCCGATACCTATCCGCTCGCAGCCGATGGGACAGTCTACGAGTATTTTCAGCGCCAGTGGCAGCAGTACCAGAAATTTGGCCTCGATATGCTCCAGGGCTTCGCCGAACGGGCCACCGGACAGGGGGTTCACGCCGAAGTCCGGCAGCAGGCCGGCAATCCCGGTCGCTGCCTGTGCGAGCTGGCCTCAAGCTGGCAGGCGGATCTGGTTGTGATGGGCCGCCGGGGGCACTCGGGCTTGAGCGAACTACTCTTAGGCAGCGCCAGCAACTACGTCCTGCACCATGCACCCTGCTCGGTGCTGGTCGTCAGTACCCTCCAGCCAGCCGCCGCCCAGAGCACCTGA